A genomic region of Arachis hypogaea cultivar Tifrunner chromosome 5, arahy.Tifrunner.gnm2.J5K5, whole genome shotgun sequence contains the following coding sequences:
- the LOC112800417 gene encoding uncharacterized protein produces MLRCQFVTRGKVFFAPDTRFVTVRPILTNLIIFLSFSLQRHGGCGSPLTLLVSAQSTMKLSLKFQGQDENHHHMTAKLPITIFNHPFLSTITASSSATASGSDFCFSLSTNFPSGPSLKVSYFPTATSTATASLPFSLSLKSGLGLMGCPRHSPLVFSASFTLSPSYAPLPSFFLHLKPQFGHFSLNKTVFSDAIPPPEPTKPYFATASLDRNGSSSGWQEMKLEPFGARDNNNHNDRINDTPGTVFVPESEKRNNRNGERRGVSAGVAVMARTVMPVTKGLLLNMRWGVNFPEDLGLKMPYLTVNKIGLERVVEESKQENEYDKKGRDLQMLKEMCLWMKKDLEDAEKENREMKQLLDEIRVRSNGGGNGGRKVSHSQHSSPGSSEFERWRSKKSVRESNEKKEPPSPPPPKQSVASDVESELQKAIQAAAAAAASS; encoded by the coding sequence ATGCTGCGGTGTCAGTTTGTTACGAGAGGAAAAGTCTTCTTTGCCCCTGATACCAGATTCGTAACCGTAAGGCCCATACTCACCAACCTCatcatctttctcagtttctctctCCAACGGCACGGTGGTTGTGGTTCACCGTTAACTCTTTTGGTCTCAGCTCAGTCAACCATGAAGCTGTCCCTCAAGTTTCAGGGTCAAGATGAAAACCACCACCACATGACGGCCAAGTTACCCATCACCATCTTCAACCACCCATTCCTTTCTACCATCACCGCCTCCTCCTCCGCAACCGCCTCGGGTTCCGACTTTTGCTTCTCGCTCTCCACCAACTTCCCGTCAGGCCCGTCCCTCAAGGTCTCTTACTTCCCCACCGCCACCTCCACCGCCACGGCTTCCCTCCCGTTCTCTCTTTCCCTGAAATCCGGGTTGGGGCTGATGGGGTGCCCTCGCCACTCCCCTCTGGTGTTCTCTGCCAGCTTCACCCTCTCCCCTTCCTACGCCCCTCTTCCCTCTTTCTTCCTCCACCTCAAGCCCCAATTCGGTCATTTCTCCCTCAACAAAACCGTCTTCTCCGATGCTATTCCCCCTCCCGAACCTACCAAACCCTATTTCGCCACTGCTTCCCTCGATCGTAATGGTTCTTCTTCCGGTTGGCAAGAGATGAAACTGGAGCCTTTTGGTGCCAGGGACAACAACAACCACAATGATCGTATTAATGATACCCCTGGAACTGTGTTTGTTCCTGAGAGTGAGAAGAGGAACAACAGAAACGGTGAACGACGCGGCGTTTCAGCTGGTGTTGCGGTTATGGCTAGGACAGTGATGCCTGTGACGAAGGGGCTTCTGTTGAATATGCGTTGGGGAGTGAACTTTCCAGAGGATTTGGGGTTGAAGATGCCGTATTTGACAGTAAACAAGATTGGGTTAGAGAGGGTTGTTGAGGAATCTAAGCAAGAGAATGAATATGATAAGAAGGGAAGGGATTTGCAGATGCTGAAGGAAATGTGTTTGTGGATGAAGAAGGACTTGGAGGATGCAGAGAAGGAGAATAGGGAGATGAAGCAGTTGTTGGATGAGATCAGAGTTAGAAGCAATGGTGGTGGTAACGGTGGGAGGAAGGTGTCGCATTCGCAGCATTCTAGTCCAGGGTCTAGCGAGTTTGAACGTTGGAGAAGCAAGAAGAGTGTTAGAGAATCTAACGAGAAGAAAGAACCACCATCACCGCCACCACCAAAACAGAGTGTAGCGAGTGATGTGGAATCTGAATTGCAGAAAGCCATACAAGCAGCCGCCGCAGCTGCTGCTTCCTCTTAG